The following proteins come from a genomic window of Candidatus Thiodiazotropha sp. CDECU1:
- the rdgC gene encoding recombination-associated protein RdgC, whose amino-acid sequence MWFKNLRIYLLQQPFNLSQEALAAKLEGKRFQACGSHDLIGTGWDAPLGRQSEVLVHEVGGCQMICARQEDKLLPAAVVNEIVEEKLDQIQQEEGRKVARRERSELRDEVFHQLLPKAFSRYTRQFAMIDKQQGWILVDAASANKAEALISLLRESLGSLPVKPLEVATSPPYVMTEWLKRPDQFGDFTLLDSCELQDRSEEGSVLRCKGQDLTADEILAHIEAGKEVVKLAVEWDQHMSFVIDADMSIKRLKFLDLIQEQAADYQIESEADAFDGRFTLMSLEFRRFLPRLFEIFGGTVQSEA is encoded by the coding sequence ATGTGGTTTAAAAATCTCCGTATCTATCTGCTGCAACAACCCTTCAATCTAAGCCAGGAAGCGCTTGCCGCGAAGCTGGAGGGTAAGCGTTTTCAAGCTTGCGGAAGCCATGACCTGATTGGCACGGGGTGGGACGCGCCCCTGGGCCGCCAATCGGAGGTATTGGTGCATGAGGTCGGTGGCTGTCAAATGATTTGTGCCCGTCAGGAGGACAAACTACTGCCTGCAGCCGTTGTCAACGAGATCGTGGAGGAAAAGCTTGATCAGATCCAGCAGGAGGAGGGTCGAAAGGTGGCGCGCAGGGAGCGGAGTGAACTACGGGATGAGGTTTTTCATCAACTGTTACCCAAGGCGTTCAGCCGCTACACACGGCAATTTGCGATGATCGACAAACAGCAGGGTTGGATCCTGGTGGATGCAGCCAGTGCCAACAAGGCGGAAGCATTGATATCCCTGCTGCGTGAAAGCCTGGGCAGTCTGCCGGTAAAGCCGCTGGAGGTTGCCACATCCCCGCCCTATGTGATGACGGAGTGGTTGAAGCGACCTGACCAATTCGGCGATTTCACCCTGCTCGACAGCTGTGAACTACAGGACCGCAGCGAAGAGGGGAGTGTACTCCGATGTAAGGGGCAGGATCTCACCGCGGATGAAATATTGGCGCATATCGAGGCCGGTAAGGAGGTGGTCAAACTGGCTGTTGAATGGGATCAGCATATGTCCTTTGTCATCGATGCGGATATGTCTATCAAACGTTTGAAATTTCTTGATCTTATCCAGGAACAGGCAGCAGATTACCAGATTGAGAGTGAGGCCGATGCATTCGATGGCAGATTCACGCTGATGAGTTTGGAGTTTCGGCGCTTCTTACCCCGCCTGTTCGAAATCTTCGGCGGAACGGTTCAGTCCGAGGCTTAG
- the amrA gene encoding AmmeMemoRadiSam system protein A: MNLTPHAQYSTAERATLLEIAAASIKHGLEQGTPLRVTASDYPADLQQHRACFVTLSQGGALRGCIGHLEAQAPIVEDVAENAYAAAFRDPRFPPLTEREADNLEIHISVLTPAEAIAFESEQELIGKIRPAVDGLILVEGQRRGTFLPSVWESLPETRNFLSHLKQKAGLPANYWSSTLEVYRYETESFSNGSS, translated from the coding sequence ATGAACCTCACCCCCCATGCACAATATTCAACAGCGGAAAGAGCCACCTTGCTGGAGATCGCTGCCGCTTCCATCAAGCATGGACTGGAACAGGGCACACCCCTGCGGGTAACCGCATCGGACTATCCTGCAGATTTGCAGCAACATCGCGCCTGTTTCGTCACCCTGTCGCAGGGAGGCGCTCTGAGGGGATGCATCGGACACCTGGAAGCCCAAGCACCCATTGTTGAGGATGTGGCGGAAAATGCCTATGCGGCCGCCTTCCGTGATCCAAGATTCCCCCCGTTAACCGAGCGTGAGGCAGACAACCTTGAAATACATATCTCGGTTTTAACCCCGGCTGAGGCCATCGCCTTTGAGTCGGAACAGGAATTGATAGGGAAAATCAGGCCAGCTGTAGATGGCCTTATCCTGGTTGAGGGTCAGCGTCGGGGCACCTTTCTTCCCTCGGTGTGGGAATCTCTTCCGGAGACCCGCAATTTTCTCAGCCATCTTAAACAGAAAGCGGGTCTACCCGCCAACTACTGGTCAAGCACCCTTGAGGTCTATCGCTACGAGACAGAGTCGTTCAGCAATGGGTCATCCTGA
- a CDS encoding pentapeptide repeat-containing protein gives MKHDDMVMGPLTSARIRHLLLDGELALSDQISPDKQSWQAISQIPSVVPLQLRAEEGDSEAQAKVAARERADARDNRQERRFPLLALTIALLIIGGVVLYSLRYGMPEAIDDSTCSAPPAPGVNWRNCLIQDLDVGAASLAGANLNSAVLRRAKLSTTDLSNADLRYANLSHGDLRHAQLQGAAMVGVNLQFADLRGADLSSADLRFADLSNSRIDDASLNKARLGNALWLDGSSCGENSIGKCDPGSD, from the coding sequence GTGAAACACGATGATATGGTTATGGGGCCACTCACCAGTGCGAGAATCCGCCACCTCTTACTGGATGGTGAGCTTGCGTTGTCGGATCAGATCAGTCCCGATAAACAGTCATGGCAGGCAATCAGCCAAATACCCAGTGTGGTGCCACTCCAATTGAGGGCGGAGGAAGGTGATTCCGAGGCCCAGGCCAAGGTGGCTGCCCGTGAACGGGCTGATGCCAGAGATAACCGACAGGAGAGGCGATTTCCCCTGCTCGCATTGACAATCGCCCTATTGATCATCGGTGGGGTTGTCCTCTATTCGCTCAGGTATGGCATGCCGGAAGCGATCGATGACTCCACCTGCAGTGCGCCACCCGCTCCCGGGGTGAATTGGCGAAACTGCCTCATTCAAGATCTCGACGTGGGGGCGGCCAGCCTTGCCGGTGCCAATCTGAACAGTGCCGTGTTACGCCGGGCAAAATTGAGCACTACGGATTTGAGCAATGCGGATCTTCGCTACGCCAACCTGAGTCATGGGGATCTTCGCCATGCACAACTGCAGGGCGCTGCCATGGTGGGGGTGAATCTCCAATTTGCCGATCTTAGGGGTGCGGATTTGAGTAGTGCGGATCTTCGCTTTGCTGATCTCTCCAATAGCCGGATCGATGATGCCAGCTTGAACAAGGCAAGACTCGGGAATGCATTGTGGCTCGATGGCAGCAGTTGCGGAGAGAACTCTATTGGAAAATGCGACCCTGGAAGTGATTAG
- the fliK gene encoding flagellar hook-length control protein FliK codes for MEIFGTKILLPLPTIEPGKSLLEQLQPGQIVRGTALSENVNGSMRLQIGVTRLIAQTTLSVPTGQALTLQVEKTGNLPELRVLTHPSMEQVKSAALKQVLPRQQPLPQLFQHLTQVAGDSNRATPLPPAVKQAVQSVLQRIVPIEDPGFKTQLLQALQLSGTHTEARLINRQVNNSDLKLNLLQLIGLIKPLISNPSNPINQLLSLQQQVLNPAQPAPANPPVTAHDASPTTKLLLDLFKHLDGAIARIQTNQLSSLPSEDSTRQVWQFELPIRHENSVDLFHFRISREDVNKGAEAAPMWSLTLHMNLPPLGPMRVRLALLDETISTIIWSEKTHTADLVNQHLDKLRAGLESTGLEVKKLEAFQGIAEIENELPSEQSLLNEQA; via the coding sequence ATGGAGATATTCGGGACTAAAATCCTACTACCACTACCGACCATCGAGCCTGGCAAATCCCTGTTAGAGCAGCTCCAGCCCGGGCAGATAGTACGGGGTACTGCGCTCAGCGAAAACGTAAACGGCAGCATGCGGCTGCAGATCGGTGTCACACGGCTGATCGCTCAAACCACATTGAGTGTGCCTACCGGCCAGGCCTTGACCCTGCAGGTGGAGAAAACAGGCAATCTCCCCGAATTACGTGTACTTACCCACCCCAGCATGGAGCAGGTCAAATCAGCCGCGCTGAAACAGGTGCTGCCACGACAACAGCCTCTACCCCAGCTGTTTCAGCATCTCACCCAGGTTGCAGGCGACTCAAACCGCGCTACTCCCCTACCACCAGCGGTAAAGCAGGCCGTGCAGAGTGTATTGCAGCGAATCGTACCCATAGAAGATCCCGGATTTAAGACCCAGCTCTTGCAAGCATTGCAGCTGAGCGGCACTCATACTGAGGCCCGGCTGATCAACAGACAAGTTAACAATAGTGATCTAAAACTCAACCTGCTACAGCTTATCGGACTTATTAAGCCCTTGATCAGCAATCCTTCAAACCCAATCAATCAACTGCTTTCATTACAACAGCAGGTGTTAAATCCGGCACAACCAGCCCCGGCCAATCCACCGGTCACCGCTCATGATGCCAGCCCGACCACCAAGCTGTTACTCGACTTGTTCAAGCATTTGGATGGTGCGATAGCTCGCATCCAAACCAATCAGCTCAGTTCCTTGCCGAGCGAGGATTCCACAAGGCAGGTTTGGCAATTTGAACTCCCCATACGTCATGAAAACAGTGTTGATCTGTTTCATTTCAGAATCAGCCGCGAGGATGTAAACAAGGGTGCCGAAGCAGCGCCCATGTGGAGCCTGACCTTGCATATGAATCTACCGCCTCTGGGCCCAATGAGGGTGAGGTTGGCGCTCTTAGATGAAACGATTTCAACCATCATATGGTCAGAAAAAACACATACGGCAGATTTGGTTAATCAACACCTTGACAAACTACGCGCCGGTCTCGAATCCACCGGCCTGGAGGTCAAGAAACTGGAGGCCTTTCAGGGGATCGCCGAGATTGAGAATGAACTGCCCAGCGAACAATCACTGTTGAATGAGCAGGCATGA
- a CDS encoding EscU/YscU/HrcU family type III secretion system export apparatus switch protein → MTDYQSKDPDLAIALKYDGENAPRLTAKGRGDLANRILALADEHAVPLHEDAELAALLSQIPLGDEIPEALYRAVAEVIAFAYLLSGKMPPGYEDVL, encoded by the coding sequence ATGACTGATTATCAATCCAAAGATCCCGATCTCGCCATCGCCTTGAAATACGACGGGGAGAATGCGCCTCGCCTGACCGCAAAGGGTCGTGGGGATCTGGCGAATAGGATTCTTGCCTTGGCGGATGAGCATGCTGTACCGTTGCACGAGGATGCAGAACTGGCCGCCCTGCTCTCGCAAATTCCCTTGGGCGATGAAATTCCAGAAGCGCTCTACCGGGCTGTGGCGGAGGTAATAGCCTTTGCCTACCTGCTCTCTGGTAAGATGCCACCAGGTTATGAGGATGTTTTATAA
- the fliJ gene encoding flagellar export protein FliJ → MSPSKRLKPVQRFAHTKEQKAARVMGQAKKSLQQEEAKLEQLKQYHQEYLDRFKQMAREGMSATQLQEYRAFLAKLDQAINQQQEVVAASIVNHSSSKSVWKKKHSRTQALNKAVDRFREQEKKIADTREQKESDEHSQREK, encoded by the coding sequence ATGTCCCCATCAAAACGGCTCAAACCGGTTCAACGATTTGCTCATACAAAGGAGCAGAAGGCAGCGCGGGTGATGGGACAGGCCAAGAAAAGCCTGCAACAGGAAGAAGCAAAGCTGGAGCAGCTAAAGCAATACCACCAGGAGTATCTGGATCGCTTCAAACAAATGGCAAGGGAGGGAATGAGCGCCACTCAGTTACAGGAGTACCGTGCATTTCTCGCCAAACTTGACCAGGCGATAAATCAGCAACAAGAGGTGGTGGCGGCAAGCATTGTCAATCACAGCAGTTCAAAGAGTGTCTGGAAGAAAAAACACAGTCGTACTCAAGCGCTAAACAAGGCCGTTGATCGCTTTCGTGAACAGGAAAAAAAGATTGCTGATACACGTGAACAGAAAGAGAGTGACGAACATTCACAACGAGAGAAGTAA